TTATTCCAAAAGCAACGGCAAGACGCCTTCCCCTATATTATCGTTATTTGAGAATTCTGCATGATGCAGGCAAGAATAAAGTCTCATCTACTGAGCTAAGCGATGCAGTTCAAGTAGATAGTGCAACGATTCGACGAGATTTTTCTTATTTTGGCGAATTAGGTAAACGTGGTTATGGTTACGATGTTGAGAATTTGATGAATTTCTTTGCTAAAACACTGAATGATGACGAGCTAACGAATGTCGCCTTAATTGGTGTAGGTAATTTAGGAAGTGCCTTGTTGAAATATAAATTTCATCAAAGTAATAGTATTCGGGTGAGTTGCGCATTTGATGTAAACGACGACATTGTTGGTAGAATTGTCGACGGTATTCCAGTGTATCCAATGAGTGACATGATGGAGCAGATTCGGGTGCAACAAATTGAAGTAGCGATTTTGACTTTACCTGCGAGAAAAGCCCAGGAAGTTGTGAGCCAATTGGCTGATGCTGGAGTGAAGGGGATTTTGAACTTTACAGCAGCTCGTTTGGTAGCACCAAAAGATGTATTGATTCAAAATGTAGATTTAACAAATGAACTACAAACGTTGATTTACTTCTTACATCACGACAGTGAATTGATTGATTCAGATATAGAAGAAGCAAAACCAGAATAAAAAGTGAGATTGGGACAGAAGTTTATTTACGAAGAAGTTGCTTCTGCTTTCACCGTTTGCTCGGTTTTTAGGTGGCTGGGATATGACTTGTAGAGTTATGTCCCAGCCGCTTTTTTTGTATTCATGGATTAGTTAGGTAGATCGATATTGGCATAATGAAGGACAAGTTGTGCGATAACTACAATTGTGTTCATACCACAATGGGCAATGATTGATGTCCAAATCTTTCCAGTCATTTTATAAAGAAGGACAAAAAAGAGTCCCAAAGAGAAATAGACAAAAAAATGACCATCTTGGTGAATGACAGAAAATAAAGAAGAGCTGATAATTGCTGCAAACCAAAACCCTGTATAAGATTCCAATAATCCAATTAGAGAACGACGGAAAACAAATTCCTCCATAATCGGTCCGCCGATCGTAGTAGCTAATATAAATAAAGGATTAGCTAAAATTACAGCGATAATATTTTGAGTATTTTCTGAATTAGGTTTAACTCCTGTAATAGCCATTTCAATACTAAAAATGACTGCTTGTATGATCATAGCTAAAAAAATGCCACTCACACCTAATAAAAATATAAAGACTGGTGAAGTTAAAGTAGGGTTTTGTTCGACTGCGACTACAGCAGTTTTTTTATTTTTTAAATAGAGCCATATCATCAAAATAGCTCCAAAAATGTAGGTGAAAGTCGCCCCAGAAATCACAATAGTCGGTGAAAAGGGCTTAAACAGAAAGGGTGATAAAAAGATGAGTCCGTATAGAATGATTGTAATAAAGCTTAGTTTTTTGATAGACAGATTTGTAGGCATGAAACCAGAAAACCCCTTTCAACAATAGTGTAGTTTTATAAAGTATAACACAGTATATCTTTATTATAATCGAATAGATGAACAAGGAAAAAATAATTACTTCTTATGATTATGACGATAACCTAGTAATAGAAAAATAAATACGAAAAAAAATGCAGCTTCCCATAAAGTTGTTGTCCAATCAAAACGTTTAGTTACACCAAAAAAGAAGTTACCAACATTAGCAATAACTAAATAAAGACCTGTGATGATCAACGCATTAGTGACCCGTTGTTTCATTTCAATCGCCTCTCTTTCTGTTCTTATTTTAACACGAAATGAGTAAGAAAAAGGAAATCGTCTCATTTGCTTGGGAAAACGATATTTTTTAATCGTTATTTAGCAAATCAAGTAACAATTATTTTAGAAAAATTAGTCAAAAGGCTTGCAAAATGAAAGGGAAATGAGTATTATAAATAGTGTGAGTTAGCACTCTATAACTAAGAGTGCTAAAAAAGAAAAAACATTTATGGAGGGATTTATTGTGTTAAAACCATTAAGCGATCGCGTCGTTATTGAAGTCGCGAAAGAAGAAGAAAAAACAGTGGGAGGTATTGTCTTAGCATCAGCAGCTCAAGAAAAGCCTCAAACAGGAAAAGTCATCGCAGTAGGTGAAGGCCGTGTTTTAGAGAACGGTACAAAAGTTCCTGCCGATGTTAAAGAAGGCGACACAGTGATGTTTGAAAAATATTCTGGTACTGAAGTAAAATATGAAGGAAATGACTACTTGATCGTTTCTAGCAAAGACATCATTGCAATCGTTGAATAAATTGTTTTAAGATAAACAACCCATTTAAAATAGAAAAAATAAACTTTTGAGGTGAAGGAATTATGGCAAAAGAAATCAAATTTGCAGAAGACGCACGTGCAGCAATGCTTCGTGGAGTAGATATTTTAGCAGACACAGTAAAAGTAACATTAGGTCCTAAAGGCCGTAACGTTGTTTTAGAAAAATCTTTCGGTTCTCCATTGATCACAAATGATGGTGTAACAATCGCTAAAGAAATTGAGTTAGAAGATCATTTTGAAAATATGGGAGCGAAACTGGTTTCTGAAGTGGCTTCAAAAACAAATGATATCGCAGGAGATGGTACAACAACTGCGACTGTATTGACACAAGCAATCGTACGTGAAGGATTGAAAAATGTCACTGCTGGTGCTAATCCACTAGGTATTCGTCGTGGAATCGAGTTAGCAACTAAAACAGCTGTTGAAGAGCTACACAACATTTCAACGGTCGTAGATTCTAAAGAGGCAATTGCACAAGTTGCTGCAGTTTCTTCTGGTTCAGATCGTGTAGGTCAATTGATTGCTGACGCAATGGAAAAAGTTGGTAATGATGGTGTTATTACGATTGAAGAATCAAAAGGGATCGAAACTGAATTAGATGTAGTTGAAGGAATGCAATTTGACCGCGGTTACTTATCTCAATATATGGTAACTGACAATGATAAAATGGAAGCTGTTTTAGAAAATCCATATATCTTAATCACTGATAAAAAAATCTCTAATATTCAAGATATCTTGCCATTGTTAGAGCAAATTTTACAACAAAGCCGTCCATTATTGATCATTGCTGATGATGTTGATGGAGAAGCATTACCAACATTAGTATTAAATAAAATCCGTGGAACATTTAACGTAGTTGCTGTGAAAGCGCCAGGATTTGGTGATCGTCGTAAAGCAATGCTTGAAGATATCGCTATCTTAACAGGAGCAACAGTAATCACTGAAGACTTAGGCTTAGAATTAAAAGATACAACAATTGACAATCTTGGTAATGCAAGCAAAGTAGTTGTTGATAAAGATAACACAACAATTGTTGAAGGTGCTGGTGAAAAAGCAGGTATCGATGCCCGTGTTCAATTAATTAAAAACCAAATTGCAGAAACAACTTCTGACTTTGACCGCGAAAAACTACAGGAACGTTTAGCGAAATTAGCTGGCGGAGTTGCTGTTGTAAAAGTTGGTGCTGCAACTGAAACAGAATTAAAAGAATTAAAACTACGTATTGAAGATGCGTTGAATGCAACTCGTGCGGCTGTTGAAGAAGGTATGGTTTCTGGTGGCGGTACAGCATTAGTAAACGTGATCGGCAAAGTAGCTTCTTTAGATGCAGAAGGTGATGTTGCAACGGGTGTGAAAATTGTTGTTCGTGCGTTAGAAGAACCAATCCGCCAAATTGCTGAAAATGCTGGCTACGAAGGTTCAGTAATCGTTGATAAATTAAAAAATATCGATTTAGGCGTTGGGTTCAATGCGGCTAATGGCGAATGGGTAAACATGGTTGAAGCAGGAATCGTTGATCCAACAAAAGTTACACGTTCAGCGTTACAAAACGCTGCATCTGTAGCCGCTTTACTATTAACAACAGAAGCTGTTGTTGCAGATAAACCAGAACCAGCTGGACCTGCGATGCCTCCAATGGATCCATCAATGGGCATGGGCGGCATGATGTAAAGAGAAATGAGCGCTTGGGACATAAGTCTCAAGGCAAAGAAAATAGAAGAGTGTGGGATAAATAGTCAGAAAAAAATCTGATTATTGTCCCATTTTTTTTGAATTTAAGGTACACAAAAAGCACTCAGCCCTGTAAGATTAAAGTGACAAAACCCAATCAGAAAGGAAGCGAGTGCCTCGAGTGCCTTATGTTTAAAAATTATACCATCCCCGATATTACCTTTGTGGTCAATTCTTTAGCAGAAGCCATTCCTCAAAAGCTATTCAATCAATTGGAAAACCAACTTGGACGTCCTACTTATCACCCTAAAATAATGTTAAAAATCATTCTTTATGCCTACACGCAACGCGTATTTTCTGGCAGAAAGATTGAATTTCTTCTAGAGGATA
The DNA window shown above is from Enterococcus sp. 4G2_DIV0659 and carries:
- a CDS encoding redox-sensing transcriptional repressor Rex yields the protein MKDQIIPKATARRLPLYYRYLRILHDAGKNKVSSTELSDAVQVDSATIRRDFSYFGELGKRGYGYDVENLMNFFAKTLNDDELTNVALIGVGNLGSALLKYKFHQSNSIRVSCAFDVNDDIVGRIVDGIPVYPMSDMMEQIRVQQIEVAILTLPARKAQEVVSQLADAGVKGILNFTAARLVAPKDVLIQNVDLTNELQTLIYFLHHDSELIDSDIEEAKPE
- a CDS encoding CPBP family intramembrane glutamic endopeptidase, with the protein product MSIKKLSFITIILYGLIFLSPFLFKPFSPTIVISGATFTYIFGAILMIWLYLKNKKTAVVAVEQNPTLTSPVFIFLLGVSGIFLAMIIQAVIFSIEMAITGVKPNSENTQNIIAVILANPLFILATTIGGPIMEEFVFRRSLIGLLESYTGFWFAAIISSSLFSVIHQDGHFFVYFSLGLFFVLLYKMTGKIWTSIIAHCGMNTIVVIAQLVLHYANIDLPN
- the groES gene encoding co-chaperone GroES produces the protein MLKPLSDRVVIEVAKEEEKTVGGIVLASAAQEKPQTGKVIAVGEGRVLENGTKVPADVKEGDTVMFEKYSGTEVKYEGNDYLIVSSKDIIAIVE
- the groL gene encoding chaperonin GroEL (60 kDa chaperone family; promotes refolding of misfolded polypeptides especially under stressful conditions; forms two stacked rings of heptamers to form a barrel-shaped 14mer; ends can be capped by GroES; misfolded proteins enter the barrel where they are refolded when GroES binds) → MAKEIKFAEDARAAMLRGVDILADTVKVTLGPKGRNVVLEKSFGSPLITNDGVTIAKEIELEDHFENMGAKLVSEVASKTNDIAGDGTTTATVLTQAIVREGLKNVTAGANPLGIRRGIELATKTAVEELHNISTVVDSKEAIAQVAAVSSGSDRVGQLIADAMEKVGNDGVITIEESKGIETELDVVEGMQFDRGYLSQYMVTDNDKMEAVLENPYILITDKKISNIQDILPLLEQILQQSRPLLIIADDVDGEALPTLVLNKIRGTFNVVAVKAPGFGDRRKAMLEDIAILTGATVITEDLGLELKDTTIDNLGNASKVVVDKDNTTIVEGAGEKAGIDARVQLIKNQIAETTSDFDREKLQERLAKLAGGVAVVKVGAATETELKELKLRIEDALNATRAAVEEGMVSGGGTALVNVIGKVASLDAEGDVATGVKIVVRALEEPIRQIAENAGYEGSVIVDKLKNIDLGVGFNAANGEWVNMVEAGIVDPTKVTRSALQNAASVAALLLTTEAVVADKPEPAGPAMPPMDPSMGMGGMM